In one window of Stigmatopora argus isolate UIUO_Sarg chromosome 19, RoL_Sarg_1.0, whole genome shotgun sequence DNA:
- the LOC144064533 gene encoding sterile alpha motif domain-containing protein 15-like — translation MMSELDEQEEDEVILTPESSTASSHGNQDTRNMEFLQWSCDDVAGWIESIGFPQYKRCFSENCVTGRKLIFVDCVHMPRLGITDFKDMQGIAARVRELLGITEVLWSRSIADPPRDIQGLFLEMKSRTGVKSDQFTAEHLVEELLH, via the exons ATGATGAGTGAATTAGACGAACAAGAAGAAGACGAGGTGATTTTAACACCCGAGTCTTCGACTGCCAGTTCCCATGGCAACCAAGATACGCGCAACATGGAGTTCCTGCAGTGGAGTTGTGATGATGTTGCGGGATGGATTGAATCCATAGGATTTCCACAGTATAAA CGATGCTTCTCTGAAAATTGTGTCACTGGCAGGAAGCTGATCTTTGTGGATTGCGTCCATATGCCAAGACTCGGAATCACAGACTTTAAAGACATGCAG GGCATAGCGGCACGTGTGCGTGAGCTGCTGGGCATCACCGAGGTCCTGTGGAGTCGCAGCATCGCCGATCCGCCGCGGGACATCCAAGGTCTCTTCCTCGAGATGAAGAGTCGCACGGGGGTCAAGAGCGACCAGTTCACCGCCGAACATCTCGTGGAAGAGCTGCTCCACTGA